The Acomys russatus chromosome 3, mAcoRus1.1, whole genome shotgun sequence genome has a window encoding:
- the Npy4r2 gene encoding neuropeptide Y receptor type 4-2, whose amino-acid sequence MNTSHFLASLFPGSLQDKNGTNPLYFLYNFSDGCQDSVDLLAFIITTYSIETILGVLGNLCLIYVTTRQKEKSNVTNLLIANLAFSDFLMCLICQPLTVTYTIMDYWIFGEALCKMLTFIQCMSVTVSILSLVLVALERHQLIINPTGWKPSIFQAYLGIVVIWFISCFLSLPFLVNSILNDLFHHNHSKAVEFLEDKVVCFVSWSSDHHRLIYSTFLLLSQYCIPLLFILVCYVRIYQRLRRQRLAFHKDACRSRIGQMKRINGMLMAMVAAFAVLWLPLHVFNTLEDWYQEAIPACYGNLIFLLCHLFAMASTCVNPFIYGFLNTNFKKDVKGLVLTCRCRSPQGESEHLPLSTVHTDLSKGSLRLGSKSNFI is encoded by the coding sequence ATGAATACCTCTCATTTCCTGGCCTCCCTCTTCCCAGGATCCCTACAGGATAAGAATGGGACCAATCCATTGTATTTCCTCTACAACTTCTCTGATGGCTGCCAGGATTCTGTAGACCTGTTGGCCTTCATCATCACCACCTACAGCATCGAGACCATCTTGGGGGTCCTGGGAAACCTCTGCTTGATATATGTGACCACAAGGCAAAAGGAAAAGTCCAATGTGACCAACCTACTCATTGCCAACCTGGCCTTCTCTGACTTCCTCATGTGCCTCATCTGCCAGCCACTCACAGTCACCTACACCATCATGGACTACTGGATCTTTGGCGAAGCCCTTTGCAAGATGTTAACCTTCATCCAGTGTATGTCGGTGACCGTCTCCATCCTCTCACTGGTCCTCGTGGCTCTGGAGAGGCACCAGCTCATCATCAACCCAACAGGCTGGAAGCCCAGTATTTTCCAGGCCTACCTGGGGATTGTGGTCATCTGGTTCATTTCTTGCTTCCTCTCCTTACCCTTCCTGGTCAACAGCATCCTGAATGACCTCTTCCACCACAACCACTCTAAGGCTGTGGAGTTTCTGGAGGACAAGGTAGTCTGCTTTGTATCCTGGTCCTCAGACCACCACCGTCTCATCTATTCCACCTTTCTGCTGCTCTCTCAGTACTGTATCCCTCTGCTCTTCATCCTGGTCTGCTATGTACGCATCTACCAGCGCCTGCGGAGGCAACGACTTGCGTTCCACAAGGATGCTTGCAGATCACGAATAGGGCAGATGAAGAGGATAAATGGCATGCTCATGGCAATGGTGGCAGCCTTCGCAGttctctggctgcctctgcatGTGTTCAACACGCTGGAGGACTGGTACCAGGAGGCCATCCCTGCTTGCTACGGCAACCTCATCTTCTTGCTATGTCACCTGTTCGCCATGGCTTCCACCTGTGTCAACCCTTTCATCTATGGCTTTCTCAACACCAACTTCAAGAAGGATGTCAAGGGTCTGGTGCTGACATGCCGTTGCAGGTCACCCCAAGGGGAGTCTGAGCATCTTCCCCTGTCCACTGTGCATACGGACCTCTCCAAAGGATCTCTGAGGCTGGGTAGCAAATCTAACTTTATATAG